The following coding sequences are from one Granulicella sp. L56 window:
- a CDS encoding sulfatase-like hydrolase/transferase, whose amino-acid sequence MFKHYTDEGGIATPLIAWSPKYVSRENALEHTPAHVMDLHPTLLRLAGGTYPEILKASQPFPWLGKIYGP is encoded by the coding sequence ATGTTCAAGCACTACACCGATGAAGGAGGAATCGCTACGCCGCTGATCGCATGGTCCCCCAAATATGTCTCGCGGGAAAATGCTCTGGAGCACACACCGGCACATGTGATGGATCTTCATCCGACGTTGCTTCGGCTAGCTGGAGGAACATATCCTGAAATTTTAAAAGCCAGCCAGCCGTTCCCTTGGCTGGGGAAGATTTATGGCCCTTAG
- a CDS encoding site-specific integrase yields MAQTVAVNRSKYEDKQPLKQPPNTSDGQPSKRGRQAPKPLRGVFEHPPDSGIWWVNYYVDGKRHREKVGTRKAASDLYSKRKNDARMGVKLPDSLKAKRAVLFEELAKDAMEYSKAHKKSHRGDISNLSSLLPVFGKMKAEEITPQTISAYFSTRTDLKPASINRYRSTMSMIFAEGIRNGKVTANPARLVRLRKENNARLRFITFEEEAQIRSIIRRRCPVHEPDFTVAVETGMRLSEQHSLEWPDVHLNRQQIQLVATKNGSSRVVILSKEAVEALRVCQARRVPHTPRVFLTRYGEPMENPRAWFRLVMEDAIKQNKQLVDVTWHVFRHTYISRLVMAGVDIRTVQELAGHKDISMTTRYAHLSPDHKLSAVAKLSSFREQSQARSQSV; encoded by the coding sequence ATGGCGCAGACAGTTGCAGTGAATCGCAGCAAATACGAAGACAAACAGCCACTAAAACAGCCACCAAACACTTCTGATGGACAGCCGTCGAAACGTGGCAGACAGGCTCCGAAGCCCCTTCGTGGCGTCTTCGAGCACCCCCCTGATAGCGGCATTTGGTGGGTCAACTACTACGTTGACGGAAAACGTCACCGCGAGAAAGTAGGAACCCGCAAAGCGGCTTCCGACCTCTACAGCAAGCGCAAGAACGACGCGCGAATGGGCGTTAAGCTCCCCGACTCGCTCAAGGCCAAGAGAGCTGTCTTATTTGAGGAGCTTGCCAAGGACGCGATGGAGTACAGCAAGGCCCACAAAAAGAGCCACCGTGGGGACATCTCGAATCTGAGCAGTTTGCTCCCCGTATTTGGCAAGATGAAGGCCGAAGAGATCACCCCTCAGACCATCTCGGCATACTTCAGCACACGAACTGATCTCAAGCCAGCGAGCATCAACAGATATCGCTCCACCATGTCGATGATCTTCGCGGAGGGTATACGGAACGGAAAAGTGACCGCGAACCCTGCTCGACTGGTTCGCCTTCGAAAAGAGAACAATGCCCGCCTTAGATTTATCACGTTTGAAGAGGAGGCGCAGATTCGGAGCATCATCCGAAGGCGTTGCCCAGTCCACGAACCCGACTTTACGGTCGCGGTAGAGACGGGCATGCGGCTTTCTGAGCAGCACTCCTTAGAATGGCCCGATGTGCATTTGAATCGCCAACAAATTCAGCTTGTCGCTACGAAGAACGGATCGAGCCGCGTGGTAATCTTGAGCAAAGAGGCGGTTGAGGCATTAAGGGTATGCCAAGCCAGACGAGTGCCGCACACGCCAAGAGTTTTCCTGACTCGGTACGGTGAGCCAATGGAGAACCCAAGGGCATGGTTCCGTCTAGTCATGGAAGATGCCATAAAGCAGAACAAACAACTTGTTGACGTGACTTGGCATGTCTTCCGCCACACATACATCTCTCGCCTGGTGATGGCTGGGGTAGACATCAGAACCGTTCAGGAATTGGCCGGTCACAAAGACATCAGCATGACGACTCGTTACGCCCACCTGTCACCAGATCACAAGCTGAGTGCGGTGGCCAAGTTGAGTTCTTTCCGTGAACAGAGCCAGGCAAGATCTCAAAGCGTTTAG
- a CDS encoding DoxX family protein gives MSNSSDYTRANDHFSDNIPDFPITEVLDSGPHMEWSPFKKIAFRISAIFFALAFAAPLDRKFWRELFHTNFLHFQDLFRLTAAIPQYFYAPKWGFASFRNLYLLLLIAALGAALWSYLDRRRKQYDDLYYWLRVILRYRLAIGLIGYGLLQLFPSQFPKATLSDLHTNYGDYLQWKLYYLTNGVAHAGYEQAIGLLEVLGGALLLWQTTATIGAIISASLLFNIVLANIAYQLGDHVYALLLLLATSFLLAHDTERLSNLLIFQRPAKADHFRPTLPSVRAQKLRLIGKFAVVVFLGFYAVSVSYGFFRSNWPLPDTKGTLKDAAGYYNVREFEVNGRAIPYSLTDPVRWQNVVFEKWNTISIRSNRPLPIEVANPVIAYGEDQRKYEFAGNGGRRFYSYSSDSANGTIQLQGKNDPHEHIGFQYKYQPGGSLLLTGVDENGNALRVVLEKIDKKYLLILGRRNPLTIY, from the coding sequence TTGTCCAATTCATCTGACTACACGCGCGCCAATGACCATTTCAGCGATAACATTCCAGATTTTCCCATTACGGAAGTGCTCGACAGCGGACCGCATATGGAGTGGAGTCCGTTCAAGAAGATCGCCTTCCGGATTAGCGCCATCTTTTTCGCACTGGCTTTCGCGGCCCCGTTGGATCGGAAGTTCTGGCGAGAGCTATTTCATACCAACTTCCTGCACTTTCAGGACCTCTTCCGACTGACGGCGGCTATTCCGCAATACTTTTACGCTCCCAAATGGGGTTTCGCCAGCTTCCGAAATCTCTATCTACTGCTGCTGATCGCTGCGCTGGGAGCTGCACTTTGGAGCTATCTGGATCGCCGCCGGAAACAATACGACGATCTCTACTACTGGCTCCGGGTGATCTTGCGGTACAGGCTGGCGATCGGTCTTATTGGGTATGGCCTTCTGCAGCTCTTTCCTTCGCAGTTCCCTAAAGCAACGCTCAGTGATCTCCACACGAATTACGGAGATTATTTGCAGTGGAAGCTTTACTACCTGACGAACGGCGTAGCGCACGCCGGCTATGAGCAGGCAATCGGATTGCTTGAGGTTCTTGGGGGTGCGCTGCTTTTGTGGCAAACCACAGCTACCATCGGCGCCATCATCTCGGCGTCGTTGCTCTTCAATATCGTTTTGGCGAACATCGCCTATCAGCTCGGCGATCATGTGTACGCGCTGCTTCTGCTTCTCGCCACGTCTTTCCTGTTGGCGCATGATACTGAGCGGCTCAGCAACCTGCTGATCTTTCAACGCCCTGCGAAAGCCGATCATTTCAGACCCACGCTACCCAGCGTTCGAGCGCAGAAGCTGCGACTGATAGGCAAGTTCGCTGTGGTCGTTTTTCTTGGCTTCTACGCCGTGTCAGTCTCCTACGGCTTTTTCCGTTCCAACTGGCCCCTACCGGATACGAAGGGCACACTAAAAGATGCTGCGGGTTACTACAACGTTCGTGAGTTTGAGGTGAATGGCCGCGCCATTCCGTACTCGCTCACTGATCCGGTGCGTTGGCAAAACGTGGTCTTTGAAAAATGGAACACGATCAGCATTCGCAGCAACCGGCCTTTGCCGATTGAAGTGGCAAATCCCGTGATCGCTTATGGGGAAGACCAGCGGAAGTATGAGTTTGCCGGCAACGGAGGACGCAGATTCTATAGCTACTCAAGCGATTCTGCAAACGGAACGATTCAGCTCCAGGGAAAGAATGATCCGCATGAGCATATTGGTTTCCAGTACAAGTATCAGCCCGGTGGGTCTCTCTTGCTTACGGGTGTTGACGAGAACGGAAATGCACTACGCGTAGTGCTCGAAAAGATCGACAAGAAGTATCTCCTCATACTCGGTCGTCGAAATCCGCTCACCATTTACTAG
- a CDS encoding helix-turn-helix domain-containing protein produces MEHHLLDAQEAAQILRMDKRTLVRWARIGYVPAHPLGEGKRKLWRFREHELLAWVEARETEKKRPPASTINIAISAHARRTA; encoded by the coding sequence ATGGAACATCATCTTCTGGATGCTCAGGAGGCCGCTCAGATTCTTCGGATGGACAAGCGGACGCTGGTTCGTTGGGCGCGTATCGGCTACGTTCCCGCGCACCCGCTAGGCGAGGGAAAACGGAAGCTGTGGCGGTTTCGTGAGCACGAACTATTGGCGTGGGTCGAGGCAAGAGAAACAGAGAAAAAACGGCCACCGGCGAGTACCATAAATATAGCCATCAGCGCTCATGCAAGGAGAACAGCATGA
- a CDS encoding peroxiredoxin family protein: MNKQIKAGGSLLALGVSVLAFVIPARATEPGLQPGAAAPGFTLKNQDGKAETLKSLAGPNGLLVLFSRSADWCGLCKSQLLDLESARDVFKAKGINIASITYDSPEVLKAFATRRDIHFSLLSDPDSATIKAFGVLNPEAKGSQAGIAIPNYFLISPEGKILNRFPEGQPEQRATASYLFESVFGSGTARPSTIAVVPETPHLHVKLSQSDISVAPGSRTRLTITLDAGKGEHLYAPGAEAFGYHPIKLTLDPSDLYQSSPVAYRSSTILEFASLKEKVPVFETGTQISQDVWAVGGAKNSAVFTENPDLTIHGVLEYQVCTKTTCFAPAKKQVSWKLRVLPGNFDRVRVAEALQRK, from the coding sequence ATGAATAAGCAAATAAAAGCCGGAGGAAGTCTTCTTGCTCTCGGAGTTTCCGTTCTCGCGTTCGTCATACCTGCACGTGCGACAGAACCTGGTCTACAGCCTGGAGCTGCGGCGCCGGGGTTCACTTTGAAGAACCAGGACGGGAAAGCGGAGACGCTGAAATCACTTGCGGGGCCGAACGGGCTGCTGGTGTTGTTCAGCCGCTCTGCGGACTGGTGTGGTCTTTGCAAGTCTCAATTGCTCGATCTGGAATCGGCCCGCGATGTTTTCAAGGCCAAGGGAATCAATATTGCTTCGATCACGTATGACTCGCCCGAGGTCCTGAAAGCCTTCGCGACGCGGCGTGACATCCACTTCAGCCTGTTGTCTGATCCAGACTCGGCGACGATCAAGGCTTTCGGCGTGCTCAATCCGGAGGCCAAGGGCTCACAGGCGGGGATCGCGATTCCGAATTATTTCCTGATCAGCCCTGAGGGAAAGATTCTCAATCGCTTTCCTGAAGGGCAGCCTGAACAAAGAGCCACGGCAAGTTATCTGTTTGAATCTGTCTTTGGTTCCGGAACTGCGAGGCCTTCCACCATCGCTGTCGTGCCAGAGACTCCTCATCTGCATGTCAAGCTCTCTCAGTCCGACATCTCCGTAGCGCCGGGCTCTCGTACACGGCTCACGATTACGCTGGATGCAGGCAAGGGAGAGCACCTGTACGCGCCGGGTGCGGAGGCTTTTGGCTACCACCCCATTAAGCTCACCCTTGACCCATCAGATCTTTATCAGTCGAGTCCGGTTGCGTACCGCTCTTCGACTATCCTCGAGTTCGCAAGCCTGAAAGAGAAAGTCCCGGTCTTCGAAACTGGCACACAGATTAGCCAAGATGTGTGGGCAGTCGGCGGAGCAAAGAACAGTGCCGTGTTTACGGAGAATCCGGACCTGACGATTCATGGGGTACTTGAGTATCAGGTATGCACGAAGACAACCTGCTTTGCGCCCGCGAAGAAACAAGTCTCCTGGAAGTTGCGGGTTTTGCCTGGGAACTTCGATCGCGTCCGCGTGGCCGAAGCTCTGCAGAGAAAGTAG
- a CDS encoding TonB-dependent receptor, whose protein sequence is MRYLHGKRAFAFLLLFLGVALFPSLLPAQVTASTGAIQGLVTDPSGKVVTHAEVKLTNHSLRLEKTATSNSEGTYVFPVLPPASGYEVTIETSGFSRYTATNLSVRVTENTVLNIKLQVGSVTEQVTVSGGAQQVNTTNATLGEVVGTRVITALPLPSRNVFDLAATDAGVYENFDSPASTIAQGGNAVYVAGQRATANDYKLNGIESTSVEFHTLSAGSIPIPSPDAVQEFRTQTSLYDATSAYGSGGSINLVTRSGTSNYHGTVYDFFRNTVLNANDYFLKAQQLIKNQKNTPPVMLQNQFGGSFGGPVPLLHKTFFFVNYEGTRQKNGSTGLSTGNLPVLPATRDAASLAAAFGVPVGAIDPVALKLINAPGPLGRPLLPSGTGTLGTYGSYAASGAVILNTNQVSSRLDHDFTIAGHDNHLAVAYFYNDGIFINPSGLGGSPGQAYDYPLANKNLSIIDTHTFSSKLVNEAVYGFNWEKRDIEAYGRGVELSDVGMTRFNSSYYNLLPAFSFSDTSLGVFGYGGNIGRRQHTAAINFRDTASLDLNKNTLRFGFESIWEQFNESPQTNAGGTIQFQPYFADILYGKPTNTKQDTAFRDFLIGAPYQTTGTSGEQNYHIRATDLGAFLQDDYRFTRRLTLNLGVRYDHLGNPTETHNFLANFDPSLLSTATLESGGAGLQQGFLLAGKNGVSATTLGENNGNFSPRVGFAYDVFGNGKLAVHGGFGLYYQSADDEQSQLVNNIPFNQNATQSNYQVGTVTGIGGTNTGTVTGLGNPTPTLPLPSAFPIFPTFKTQIGVTASGAPQYLTDPGTGLVAGISPSVYSVQRNNRMPYSENFNLTAQYAFARDWTLAVGYLETNGVRQSAGQNPNNALFINATSPGRFGLTTNTSANRESRVPIAGILSTSYATLINEAFSSYNALLVTVTHQLSRGFLIKTAYTHSKSIDNFPAGNSNGPGTFGGGSVGNQFLLGLNKGTSEQDVPNRLVVTYVWDLPGFRSHHVLDAALGHWSLSGITTYQDGLPGTVIQTIGSTSLTGTSGYGLVTGALRQPGSPQSNYNASTGAIQYLNFAAATVQPLLANTTIGSTTPQGTPGSGTYPIGASGGRMIGKPEIGVFRAPFQNRWDATLSKNFPVKSFGEGGNVEFRAEAFKLWNNTIFNAPNSTAGATTFGQITSTVDSTGRQLQFAVKVSF, encoded by the coding sequence ATGCGGTATTTACACGGAAAACGTGCCTTTGCTTTTCTTCTTCTTTTTCTGGGTGTTGCGCTGTTCCCCTCACTCCTTCCTGCTCAAGTTACTGCATCAACAGGCGCGATTCAGGGCCTTGTCACTGATCCGAGCGGCAAGGTCGTCACACACGCCGAAGTCAAACTGACAAATCATTCTTTGCGTTTGGAGAAAACAGCAACCAGCAACTCTGAGGGAACATATGTATTCCCCGTATTGCCGCCGGCATCGGGCTATGAAGTGACGATAGAAACTTCAGGCTTTAGTCGTTACACCGCGACCAACCTTTCCGTCCGCGTTACGGAAAATACGGTTCTCAACATCAAGCTCCAAGTAGGTTCGGTGACTGAGCAGGTCACCGTGAGCGGAGGAGCACAGCAGGTCAACACAACGAATGCAACGCTAGGAGAGGTAGTCGGAACGCGCGTGATCACCGCGCTGCCACTGCCTTCGCGTAACGTATTCGATCTTGCAGCAACAGATGCAGGCGTCTACGAAAACTTTGACTCCCCCGCTTCGACCATCGCGCAAGGCGGCAATGCTGTTTACGTCGCCGGTCAGCGTGCAACAGCCAATGACTACAAGCTGAACGGCATTGAATCCACGAGCGTGGAGTTCCACACCCTCTCGGCCGGGTCGATTCCGATTCCCTCTCCCGATGCAGTTCAGGAGTTCCGCACCCAGACCAGTCTTTACGATGCGACCTCGGCTTATGGCTCGGGCGGCAGCATCAATTTGGTTACGCGCTCTGGCACGAGTAATTACCACGGCACGGTCTATGACTTCTTTCGAAACACGGTTCTCAACGCAAATGATTATTTTCTCAAGGCCCAGCAACTCATCAAAAACCAGAAAAACACGCCCCCTGTAATGCTTCAGAACCAGTTTGGCGGATCCTTCGGCGGCCCAGTGCCATTGCTACATAAGACTTTCTTCTTCGTGAACTATGAAGGTACGCGCCAAAAGAACGGCTCCACTGGTCTGTCTACGGGCAACCTTCCTGTCTTGCCCGCAACGCGCGATGCTGCCAGCCTCGCGGCAGCGTTCGGCGTTCCTGTGGGCGCAATTGATCCGGTCGCTCTAAAGCTGATCAACGCGCCGGGCCCTCTAGGCAGACCGCTTTTGCCTAGCGGCACCGGCACGTTAGGCACTTACGGTTCCTACGCAGCTTCCGGCGCAGTGATTCTTAATACGAATCAGGTGAGCTCACGCCTTGATCATGACTTCACCATCGCCGGTCACGACAATCATCTGGCTGTCGCATACTTCTACAACGACGGTATCTTCATCAACCCTTCCGGCCTGGGCGGCAGCCCCGGACAAGCATACGATTACCCGCTTGCCAACAAGAATCTGTCCATCATCGATACGCATACTTTCAGCAGCAAGCTCGTGAATGAAGCCGTCTACGGATTCAACTGGGAGAAGCGTGACATCGAAGCTTACGGTCGGGGTGTCGAGCTTTCAGATGTGGGCATGACACGCTTCAACTCCAGCTACTACAACCTGCTGCCGGCCTTCAGCTTCAGTGACACCTCGCTGGGCGTGTTCGGCTACGGAGGTAACATCGGCCGTCGTCAGCACACAGCGGCAATCAATTTCCGCGACACTGCTTCCTTGGACTTGAACAAAAACACCCTGCGATTCGGCTTCGAATCCATCTGGGAGCAGTTCAATGAATCCCCCCAGACCAACGCGGGCGGTACGATTCAATTCCAGCCATACTTTGCGGACATCCTATACGGCAAGCCAACCAATACCAAGCAGGATACTGCCTTCCGAGACTTCCTGATTGGCGCCCCTTACCAGACCACGGGCACCAGCGGCGAACAGAACTATCACATCCGGGCGACCGATCTTGGTGCTTTCTTACAAGACGACTATCGTTTCACGCGACGCCTGACCTTGAATCTGGGTGTTCGTTACGACCATCTCGGGAACCCGACAGAGACGCATAACTTCCTGGCAAACTTTGATCCCTCCTTGCTATCTACGGCTACACTGGAGTCCGGCGGCGCAGGCCTGCAACAAGGCTTTTTGCTTGCAGGAAAGAACGGCGTCTCTGCCACGACTCTCGGGGAGAACAATGGCAACTTCTCCCCGCGTGTCGGCTTTGCCTATGACGTGTTTGGGAACGGTAAACTAGCCGTGCATGGCGGGTTCGGACTCTATTACCAGTCGGCCGACGACGAACAGTCTCAACTCGTCAACAACATACCCTTCAATCAAAACGCAACGCAGTCCAACTACCAGGTCGGAACAGTAACCGGTATCGGTGGCACCAATACCGGAACGGTAACCGGCCTAGGGAATCCCACTCCAACCTTGCCGTTGCCCTCCGCTTTCCCAATCTTCCCCACGTTCAAGACGCAGATCGGGGTAACAGCCTCAGGCGCTCCCCAGTACCTCACAGACCCAGGCACCGGCTTGGTCGCTGGGATCTCGCCATCGGTGTATAGCGTCCAACGCAACAATAGGATGCCGTACTCAGAAAACTTCAACCTCACTGCCCAGTATGCCTTCGCACGCGACTGGACTTTAGCGGTTGGTTATCTCGAGACTAACGGTGTTCGTCAGTCTGCAGGACAGAACCCCAACAATGCTCTCTTTATAAACGCTACTTCTCCGGGGCGCTTCGGACTCACGACCAATACCTCAGCAAATCGTGAGTCGCGCGTACCCATCGCCGGAATCCTGTCAACGAGCTACGCCACCCTCATCAACGAAGCGTTCTCGTCTTACAACGCCCTTCTTGTGACTGTCACCCATCAACTGAGCCGCGGTTTCCTGATCAAAACGGCTTACACCCATTCCAAGAGCATAGATAACTTCCCCGCAGGAAACAGCAATGGCCCCGGGACATTCGGTGGAGGATCGGTTGGAAACCAGTTCCTCCTCGGATTGAACAAGGGAACTTCGGAGCAGGATGTTCCCAACCGTCTCGTAGTAACCTACGTCTGGGACCTTCCCGGGTTTCGAAGCCATCATGTGCTTGACGCCGCCCTGGGCCACTGGTCTCTTTCAGGAATTACCACCTATCAGGATGGACTTCCGGGAACGGTCATCCAGACCATTGGCTCGACTTCTCTCACGGGAACATCCGGATATGGTCTTGTTACCGGAGCGTTGCGGCAGCCAGGATCGCCACAGAGCAATTACAACGCCTCAACGGGTGCAATTCAGTATTTGAACTTTGCTGCGGCAACAGTACAGCCCCTCCTCGCGAATACCACGATCGGTTCTACGACGCCTCAGGGTACGCCTGGGTCAGGCACCTATCCCATTGGTGCTAGTGGCGGACGAATGATTGGAAAGCCTGAAATCGGTGTCTTCAGAGCACCCTTCCAGAATCGCTGGGATGCGACACTGTCCAAAAACTTCCCCGTGAAGTCTTTTGGCGAAGGCGGCAATGTGGAGTTCCGGGCTGAAGCTTTCAAGCTGTGGAACAACACGATCTTCAATGCGCCGAATTCAACAGCAGGGGCCACTACCTTCGGTCAAATCACAAGCACGGTAGACAGTACGGGAAGACAACTTCAGTTTGCGGTGAAAGTTTCTTTCTAA
- a CDS encoding site-specific integrase gives MSRFQQGSLLKQKRKSGPDVWVFRWYDDTNGTRKYKKRVLGKVTDMPLRRDAEKAVADFRANINVEVRVPQTVSELAAHYRKHELTADKKAFATIESTSIYLSNHVVPKWGNASLSDVRTVEVEQWLHSLPYAPATRSKIRNIMSALFNHGIRHEWIHRNPITKVRASAKRLREPDVLSPAELSALIAELPLREKAMVMVAGSTGLRRSELIALTWRDIDPLLIQVNVLRSCVRNHFGDTKTEASRRPVPLHSSVVECLNEWRKESKHNGDDDFLFPSNRKEGKQPITPDMVLKKVIRPALLRAKIIGKVIGWHSFRHSLATNLRASGADLKTAQELLRHANSRITLDIYTRAISETKRDANNKVMEMVIEAGKARISAPSPAPSQREPLMLEGSKKGAGISQHPSAPSRGITKIVTVP, from the coding sequence ATGAGCCGTTTCCAACAAGGAAGTCTTTTGAAACAGAAGCGCAAAAGCGGGCCGGACGTATGGGTGTTTCGCTGGTATGACGACACCAACGGTACACGCAAGTACAAAAAGCGCGTTCTCGGCAAAGTGACAGATATGCCACTACGCCGGGATGCGGAAAAGGCCGTGGCCGACTTTCGCGCCAACATCAACGTCGAGGTAAGAGTCCCACAAACGGTCTCCGAACTCGCAGCCCACTATCGGAAACACGAACTGACAGCCGATAAAAAAGCCTTCGCAACGATTGAGTCAACGTCGATCTATCTATCGAATCACGTTGTTCCCAAATGGGGTAATGCTTCGTTATCGGATGTTCGTACCGTGGAAGTCGAGCAGTGGTTACACTCTCTGCCTTACGCTCCAGCAACACGAAGCAAGATCCGCAACATTATGTCGGCGTTGTTCAATCATGGCATCCGGCATGAATGGATACATCGGAATCCTATCACCAAAGTCCGGGCCTCTGCCAAACGGCTACGGGAACCGGACGTGCTCTCGCCCGCTGAGTTGTCGGCGTTGATTGCGGAGCTGCCGCTCCGTGAAAAGGCGATGGTGATGGTGGCGGGCAGCACAGGACTACGGCGCTCCGAACTCATCGCGCTGACATGGAGAGATATCGACCCGCTGTTGATTCAGGTCAATGTCCTTCGCTCCTGTGTTCGGAATCACTTCGGAGACACGAAAACCGAAGCCAGCCGTAGGCCGGTCCCGTTGCATTCATCCGTGGTCGAATGCCTGAATGAGTGGCGTAAGGAGTCCAAGCATAACGGCGATGACGACTTCCTCTTTCCATCAAATCGGAAAGAGGGGAAACAGCCGATTACGCCCGACATGGTGCTCAAGAAAGTCATCCGTCCGGCTCTGCTGCGGGCGAAGATCATCGGCAAGGTGATCGGATGGCACAGCTTCCGGCACTCTCTGGCAACCAACCTGAGAGCGTCTGGTGCGGACCTGAAGACAGCCCAGGAACTCCTGCGTCACGCAAACTCTCGGATCACGCTCGACATCTACACGCGAGCAATCTCCGAGACGAAACGGGATGCCAACAACAAAGTGATGGAGATGGTGATTGAAGCCGGAAAGGCAAGAATTTCAGCACCCTCGCCAGCACCCTCGCAACGGGAACCGTTGATGCTGGAAGGCAGCAAAAAAGGTGCCGGAATCTCTCAGCACCCTTCAGCACCCTCGCGGGGAATAACTAAGATTGTCACTGTGCCATAA
- a CDS encoding amidohydrolase family protein, translating to MKFNRRKYLKAGLLTALSSSLPFPRVKAEETAAPAADGAQHDGIVDWHTHWFAPSELALLKKRKEAPRLVEESGDRYILTPSNATGLGGKFHVLERHTNLESRIPYLKKNGVKRQIISYTIPIGYDSVVSAPEMKELLRGFNDDLAAVVRKHPDVYSGLAGLTTTDVAWSAQELERTHREHGFYGGSLPLNAFATVEGARHLAPIFEVAQKQKSHLLIHRGAASPDIPGQPTYVVPKDNEPARRGLQTDSQLAAGAITLGLSDFLDAYPDVTVQVIMLGGFIPYLAEEIREATQRDNTPDPLQRLRRIYFDPGPYSVLQRSVELAAETFGSDRILFGSDYGPAPALEPAISKIGGSSRLTAEDKRNIFSANAKQLLARHGIAS from the coding sequence TTGAAATTCAATCGTCGGAAGTATCTTAAGGCCGGCCTCTTGACGGCACTAAGCAGCTCACTTCCTTTTCCCAGGGTAAAGGCAGAAGAAACGGCTGCTCCTGCCGCGGATGGCGCGCAGCATGACGGTATCGTTGACTGGCATACGCACTGGTTTGCGCCTTCGGAACTCGCGCTCCTGAAGAAGCGAAAAGAGGCTCCGCGCTTGGTGGAAGAGAGTGGTGATCGCTACATCCTTACGCCGAGCAACGCTACGGGTTTGGGCGGAAAGTTCCATGTTCTCGAAAGACACACAAATCTCGAAAGCCGTATTCCTTATCTCAAGAAGAATGGCGTCAAGCGGCAGATTATTTCGTACACCATTCCCATTGGTTACGACTCTGTTGTTTCTGCCCCAGAGATGAAGGAGCTTCTGCGTGGCTTTAATGACGACCTTGCTGCCGTTGTGCGGAAGCACCCGGATGTTTATTCAGGTCTTGCCGGGCTGACAACGACAGACGTCGCCTGGTCGGCTCAGGAGCTAGAGCGGACGCATCGTGAACATGGTTTCTATGGTGGTTCGCTGCCGCTCAATGCGTTTGCCACGGTGGAGGGAGCTAGGCATCTGGCACCCATCTTCGAGGTTGCACAGAAGCAGAAGAGCCATCTGCTCATTCATCGTGGAGCAGCAAGCCCGGATATTCCAGGTCAACCGACTTACGTAGTTCCGAAAGATAACGAGCCCGCACGCCGAGGCCTGCAGACGGACTCGCAGTTAGCGGCGGGCGCCATCACGCTCGGTCTTAGCGATTTCCTTGACGCTTATCCTGACGTAACGGTGCAGGTAATTATGCTTGGCGGTTTTATTCCGTATCTTGCGGAAGAGATACGGGAGGCAACGCAAAGAGACAATACTCCCGATCCGCTCCAGCGACTTCGCCGCATCTATTTCGATCCTGGCCCATACTCGGTTCTGCAACGTTCGGTCGAACTTGCCGCGGAAACCTTCGGCTCGGACAGGATACTTTTTGGTTCCGACTATGGTCCTGCACCGGCGCTGGAGCCAGCCATCAGCAAGATTGGCGGATCAAGCCGATTGACGGCAGAAGATAAGCGCAACATATTCTCAGCCAACGCGAAGCAGCTATTGGCTAGACACGGCATCGCTAGTTAG